In the Enterobacter cloacae subsp. cloacae ATCC 13047 genome, CAGCTGGCGTGGATCGCCCCGGTGGCAGCGGTGATCATGGTTCTGCCCGGCCTGCTGCTGCAGAAGAAACTGGCGGAGCTGGCGAAACAATCCGCCCATGAATCGACCCTGCGCAACGCGGTGCTGGTAGAAAGCGTGCAGGGGCTGGAGGACATCAAGCTGATGCAGGCGGAAAACCGCTTTTTGCAGCAGTGGAACAGCTATATCCAGATCACCGCGGAATCCGGCCTGCGTACCCGCGAGCTGACGCAGAATCTGATCAGCTGGGGGATGACCATCCAGAGCCTGGTTTACGCCGCCGTGATCGTGGTTGGCGCACCGATGGTGATCGACGGCACGCTGACCACCGGTTCGGTGGTCGCCGCCTCGATGCTGGCCTCGCGCATGATCGCCCCCATGGCGACGCTGTGCGGCGTGCTGGCCCGCTGGCAGCAGGTGAAAGCGGCAAAAGAGGGGCTGGACAGCATTATGCAGTTACCTACCGAGAACCAGCGCGAGGAGACGCCGATCCGCCTGGACGTGCTGCGCGGTCACTACCTGTTCGAGCAGGCGCAGTTTCGCTATCACCCGGAGGATCCGCGCATGGCGCTGCGCATCAACCGTCTGGAGATCAAGCCCGGTGAGAAAGTGGCGATCCTCGGGCGTAACGGCGCGGGCAAATCAACCCTGCTGCAGGCGATGGCAGGCGGGATGGATCTGGCCGGCGGCGAGCTGCGGCTCGACAACCTCAGCCTGCCGCACCTCGACGTCGCCGATGTCCGGCGCAACGTCGGCTTTATGACCCAGAACGCACGGCTGTTTTACGGCACCCTGCGGGAAAACATCACCCTCGGCATGCCGCGCGCCACCGACGACGAGATTTTCGCCGCACTGGAGTTAACCGGCGCGGCGAGCTTTGTGCAGAAGCTACCGAAGGGGCTGGACTATCCGATCATGGAGAACGGCGTGGGGCTCTCCGGCGGCCAGCGGCAGTCTATTTTGCTGGCGCGTATGCTGCTGCGCGACCCGAATATCGTCCTGATGGACGAACCCACCGCCTCGCTGGATGAGCATACCGAACGGGAATTTATCCAGCGTCTGAGCGCCTGGCTCGGCCACCGTACGCTGATCGTCGCCACCCATCGCGTGCCGGTGCTGGAACTGGTCGAGCGGGTGGTGGTGCTCAAGGAGGGCATGCTGGTGATGGATGCCCCGAAAGCGCAGGCGCTGAACAACAGCCGCATGCAACAACAGCAGGCAGCCGCCGCAAGGGAGTGGAAAAATGAAAATCAGTCAGCATGATGCCGCGGCAATGGACGATCTGGATAATGCGCTCGGTTCTGAA is a window encoding:
- a CDS encoding type I secretion system permease/ATPase, with amino-acid sequence MKERDMPQAEPMTDDALAQWAQAFGFIATRYRVACSPGALLAGAPWLKGKPMVPALTQLAREAGLSFQLLTASQQSINSWRLPVVVALNDGRVGVIEHFDGDDTLEVSFFDDQTYTNRLSMTAMLPAIRHVIALRPLAALKDSRVDAYISKYRPDWLYRLVMRDLRPYSWVMLAALFINVLSLSGIVFSMQVYDRVIPAQSYPTLYVLTIGVLIATLFGFVLRVARGHIMDLLGKRSDLRVSDRVFGHALRLRNSAIPRSTGSFISQLRELEQIREMVTSSTISTIVDLPFFLLFVVVLAIIAPQLAWIAPVAAVIMVLPGLLLQKKLAELAKQSAHESTLRNAVLVESVQGLEDIKLMQAENRFLQQWNSYIQITAESGLRTRELTQNLISWGMTIQSLVYAAVIVVGAPMVIDGTLTTGSVVAASMLASRMIAPMATLCGVLARWQQVKAAKEGLDSIMQLPTENQREETPIRLDVLRGHYLFEQAQFRYHPEDPRMALRINRLEIKPGEKVAILGRNGAGKSTLLQAMAGGMDLAGGELRLDNLSLPHLDVADVRRNVGFMTQNARLFYGTLRENITLGMPRATDDEIFAALELTGAASFVQKLPKGLDYPIMENGVGLSGGQRQSILLARMLLRDPNIVLMDEPTASLDEHTEREFIQRLSAWLGHRTLIVATHRVPVLELVERVVVLKEGMLVMDAPKAQALNNSRMQQQQAAAAREWKNENQSA